In Phyllopteryx taeniolatus isolate TA_2022b chromosome 8, UOR_Ptae_1.2, whole genome shotgun sequence, one genomic interval encodes:
- the camkk1b gene encoding calcium/calmodulin-dependent protein kinase kinase 1b isoform X4: MSVTTGDDPDAEHHAELADMVAAMNVVTVTSGCAAAPSNNGYRPAAARRARLSDRKLSLQERGGCVVRQPTVETKRVSITDSEDFVQLNQYKLKKEIGKGSYGVVKLAYNEDSEQYYAMKVVSKKKLMKQFGFLRRVAPHQQEAFPKASMPLQMIYREIAILKKLHHHNVVKLVEVLDDPDEDGLHMAFELMTKGCFMLHFDILTESYGVSLSGYDLDSYRFIFFPCRPVMEVPTDEPLTEEEARFYFRDLVLGIEYLHYNKIIHRDIKPSNLLLGDDGHVKIADFGVSNEFEGADALLSSTAGTPAFMAPETMEEHEQEFTGKALDVWAMGVTLYCFVYGKCPFYDEYIVSLYNKIKNKPVEFAQTPQISEELKHLLVNMLDKNPQSRISVPKIKLHPWVTESSARPLPLEEDHCTAVDVTDEEVQNSVTLVSSLSAVILVKSMLRKRSFSNPFECQARRAERSMSAPGGLLIIFALDMDVRTMVCSLQWFLGSFGVFGSASSFFEEHQPRR, encoded by the exons ATGAGCGTGACTACGGGCGACGACCCCGACGCGGAGCACCACGCCGAGCTGGCCGACATGGTGGCGGCTATGAACGTCGTCACCGTGACATCGGGCTGCGCCGCCGCGCCCAGCAACAACGGCTACCGACCGGCCGCCGCCCGCCGGGCCCGCCTCTCCGACAGGAAGTTGTCCCTGCAGGAGCGCGGCGGATGCGTCGTCAGGCAGCCCACCGTCGAGACCAAGAGGGTGTCCATCACTGACTCCGAG GACTTTGTGCAGCTGAACCAGTACAAGCTCAAGAAAGAGATTGGAAAG GGTTCGTACGGTGTGGTGAAACTGGCTTACAATGAAGACTCTGAACAGTATTAT GCCATGAAGGTTGTTTCAAAGAAGAAGCTCATGAAGCAGTTTGGTTTTCTGC GTCGCGTGGCGCCCCACCAGCAGGAGGCCTTCCCCAAAGCCTCCATGCCCCTGCAGATGATCTACCGCGAGATCGCCATCCTCAAGAAGCTCCACCACCACAACGTGGTCAAGCTGGTCGAG GTGCTTGATGATCCCGATGAAGACGGCCTTCACATGG CCTTTGAACTGATGACCAAAGGGTGCTTTATGTTGCATTTTGACATCCTCACAGAAAGTTATGGTGTCAGTTTGTCGGGATACGATTTAGACAGCtatcgttttattttttttccttgcaggCCGGTGATGGAGGTGCCCACAGATGAGCCGCTGACGGAAGAGGAAGCTCGCTTTTACTTCAGAGACCTCGTGTTGGGCATTGAGTATC tGCACTACAACAAAATCATCCACCGGGACATCAAACCGTCGAACCTTCTCCTCGGCGACGACGGCCACGTGAAGATCGCCGACTTCGGCGTGAGTAACGAGTTCGAGGGAGCGGACGCGCTGCTGTCCAGCACGGCCGGCACGCCCGCCTTCATGGCGCCCGAGACCATGGAGGAGCACGAGCAAGAGTTCACCGGGAAG GCGCTGGACGTGTGGGCAATGGGGGTGACGCTCTACTGCTTCGTCTACGGGAAG TGTCCTTTTTATGACGAATACATCGTGTCTCTGTACAACAAGATCAAGAACAAGCCTGTGGAATTCGCGCAAAC ACCTCAGATCAGCGAGGAGCTGAAGCATCTCCTTGTCAACATGTTGGACAAAAACCCCCAAAGCAGAATCAGCGTCCCAAAGATCAAA CTCCACCCGTGGGTGACCGAGTCGAGCGCCCGCCCGCTGCCACTGGAGGAGGACCACTGCACGGCCGTGGACGTGACGGACGAGGAAGTTCAGAACAGCGTCACGCTGGTCTCCAGCCTCTCCGCCGTG ATCCTGGTGAAGTCCATGCTCAGGAAGCGCTCGTTCAGCAATCCCTTCGAATGCCAGGCCAGACGGGCGGAGAGGTCCATGTCTGCCCCTGGTGGTCTTCTCAT aatatttgcaTTGGACATGGACGTGAGGACGATGGTCTGTTCCTTGCAGTGGTTCCTGGGGTCTTTTGGGGTCTTCGGCTCAGCTTCATCCTTCTTTGAG GAACACCAGCCGCGACGGTAG
- the camkk1b gene encoding calcium/calmodulin-dependent protein kinase kinase 1b isoform X5: MSVTTGDDPDAEHHAELADMVAAMNVVTVTSGCAAAPSNNGYRPAAARRARLSDRKLSLQERGGCVVRQPTVETKRVSITDSEDFVQLNQYKLKKEIGKGSYGVVKLAYNEDSEQYYAMKVVSKKKLMKQFGFLRRVAPHQQEAFPKASMPLQMIYREIAILKKLHHHNVVKLVEVLDDPDEDGLHMAFELMTKGPVMEVPTDEPLTEEEARFYFRDLVLGIEYLHYNKIIHRDIKPSNLLLGDDGHVKIADFGVSNEFEGADALLSSTAGTPAFMAPETMEEHEQEFTGKALDVWAMGVTLYCFVYGKCPFYDEYIVSLYNKIKNKPVEFAQTPQISEELKHLLVNMLDKNPQSRISVPKIKLHPWVTESSARPLPLEEDHCTAVDVTDEEVQNSVTLVSSLSAVILVKSMLRKRSFSNPFECQARRAERSMSAPGGLLIGSWGLLGSSAQLHPSLRNTSRDGSRDGELEDLYEDEAFTECTDPAQT, translated from the exons ATGAGCGTGACTACGGGCGACGACCCCGACGCGGAGCACCACGCCGAGCTGGCCGACATGGTGGCGGCTATGAACGTCGTCACCGTGACATCGGGCTGCGCCGCCGCGCCCAGCAACAACGGCTACCGACCGGCCGCCGCCCGCCGGGCCCGCCTCTCCGACAGGAAGTTGTCCCTGCAGGAGCGCGGCGGATGCGTCGTCAGGCAGCCCACCGTCGAGACCAAGAGGGTGTCCATCACTGACTCCGAG GACTTTGTGCAGCTGAACCAGTACAAGCTCAAGAAAGAGATTGGAAAG GGTTCGTACGGTGTGGTGAAACTGGCTTACAATGAAGACTCTGAACAGTATTAT GCCATGAAGGTTGTTTCAAAGAAGAAGCTCATGAAGCAGTTTGGTTTTCTGC GTCGCGTGGCGCCCCACCAGCAGGAGGCCTTCCCCAAAGCCTCCATGCCCCTGCAGATGATCTACCGCGAGATCGCCATCCTCAAGAAGCTCCACCACCACAACGTGGTCAAGCTGGTCGAG GTGCTTGATGATCCCGATGAAGACGGCCTTCACATGG CCTTTGAACTGATGACCAAAGG gCCGGTGATGGAGGTGCCCACAGATGAGCCGCTGACGGAAGAGGAAGCTCGCTTTTACTTCAGAGACCTCGTGTTGGGCATTGAGTATC tGCACTACAACAAAATCATCCACCGGGACATCAAACCGTCGAACCTTCTCCTCGGCGACGACGGCCACGTGAAGATCGCCGACTTCGGCGTGAGTAACGAGTTCGAGGGAGCGGACGCGCTGCTGTCCAGCACGGCCGGCACGCCCGCCTTCATGGCGCCCGAGACCATGGAGGAGCACGAGCAAGAGTTCACCGGGAAG GCGCTGGACGTGTGGGCAATGGGGGTGACGCTCTACTGCTTCGTCTACGGGAAG TGTCCTTTTTATGACGAATACATCGTGTCTCTGTACAACAAGATCAAGAACAAGCCTGTGGAATTCGCGCAAAC ACCTCAGATCAGCGAGGAGCTGAAGCATCTCCTTGTCAACATGTTGGACAAAAACCCCCAAAGCAGAATCAGCGTCCCAAAGATCAAA CTCCACCCGTGGGTGACCGAGTCGAGCGCCCGCCCGCTGCCACTGGAGGAGGACCACTGCACGGCCGTGGACGTGACGGACGAGGAAGTTCAGAACAGCGTCACGCTGGTCTCCAGCCTCTCCGCCGTG ATCCTGGTGAAGTCCATGCTCAGGAAGCGCTCGTTCAGCAATCCCTTCGAATGCCAGGCCAGACGGGCGGAGAGGTCCATGTCTGCCCCTGGTGGTCTTCTCAT TGGTTCCTGGGGTCTTTTGGGGTCTTCGGCTCAGCTTCATCCTTCTTTGAG GAACACCAGCCGCGACGGTAGCCGCGACGGCGAGCTCGAGGACTTGTACGAAGACGAGGCATTCACAGAGTGCACGGACCCCGCCCAGACCTGA
- the LOC133481896 gene encoding dicarboxylate carrier SLC25A8-like isoform X1, with protein MVAGGGSADFNPSVPVKIFSAGAAGCVADLVTFPLDTAKVRLQIQGESKPLVRGQRATYRGVFGTIFTIRRTEGARGLYNGLVAGLHRQMSFASVRVGLYDSMKQFYGRGSENAGIAARLLSGCTTGALAVALAQPTDVVKVRFQAQVRLPQGGSTTRYSGTMDAYRTIARDEGVRGLWKGCLPNITRNAIVNCCEMVTYDIIKERILQHKLMTDNMPCHFTAAFAAGFCTTVVASPVDVIKTRYMNSVPGQYGGAINCAFTMLLKEGATAFYKGFMASFLRLGSWNIVMFMSYEQIKRGVAKLQKSLESSL; from the exons aTGGTCGCCGGAGGAGGTTCTGCCGATTTTAACCCGTCGGTACCCGTCAAGATCTTTTCGGCCGGGGCGGCCGGCTGCGTGGCGGACCTGGTCACCTTCCCGCTGGACACGGCCAAAGTCAGACTGCAG ATTCAAGGCGAATCCAAGCCCTTGGTGAGAGGCCAGAGGGCCACATACAGAGGAGTGTTCGGCACCATCTTCACCATCCGGAGGACCGAGGGTGCCAGGGGCCTGTACAACGGGCTGGTCGCCGGCCTTCACAGACAGATGAGCTTCGCCTCGGTGCGAGTGGGCCTGTACGACAGCATGAAGCAGTTCTACGGCAGGGGCTCGGAGA ATGCCGGCATCGCGGCCCGGCTGCTGTCGGGCTGCACCACGGGGGCCTTGGCGGTGGCCTTGGCCCAGCCCACCGACGTGGTGAAAGTCCGCTTCCAGGCGCAGGTACGCCTGCCCCAGGGCGGCTCGACGACCAGGTACAGCGGCACCATGGACGCCTACAGGACCATAGCCAGGGATGAGGGCGTCCGAGGGCTGTGGAAAG GTTGCCTGCCAAACATCACTCGCAACGCCATCGTCAATTGCTGCGAGATGGTCACctatgacatcatcaaggaGCGCATCCTGCAGCACAAGCTGATGACGG ACAACATGCCCTGCCACTTTACTGCCGCCTTCGCCGCCGGGTTCTGCACCACGGTGGTGGCGTCTCCGGTGGACGTGATCAAAACGCGCTACATGAACTCGGTGCCGGGCCAGTATGGCGGCGCCATCAACTGCGCCTTTACCATGCTGCTCAAAGAGGGGGCCACCGCCTTCTATAAGGG attCATGGCCTCCTTCCTGCGCTTGGGCTCGTGGAACATTGTTATGTTCATGAGCTACGAGCAGATTAAAAGAGGTGTGGCTAAACTGCAGAAGTCCCTGGAATCTTCGCTCTAA
- the camkk1b gene encoding calcium/calmodulin-dependent protein kinase kinase 1b isoform X2, with protein sequence MSVTTGDDPDAEHHAELADMVAAMNVVTVTSGCAAAPSNNGYRPAAARRARLSDRKLSLQERGGCVVRQPTVETKRVSITDSEDFVQLNQYKLKKEIGKGSYGVVKLAYNEDSEQYYAMKVVSKKKLMKQFGFLRRVAPHQQEAFPKASMPLQMIYREIAILKKLHHHNVVKLVEVLDDPDEDGLHMAFELMTKGCFMLHFDILTESYGVSLSGYDLDSYRFIFFPCRPVMEVPTDEPLTEEEARFYFRDLVLGIEYLHYNKIIHRDIKPSNLLLGDDGHVKIADFGVSNEFEGADALLSSTAGTPAFMAPETMEEHEQEFTGKALDVWAMGVTLYCFVYGKCPFYDEYIVSLYNKIKNKPVEFAQTPQISEELKHLLVNMLDKNPQSRISVPKIKLHPWVTESSARPLPLEEDHCTAVDVTDEEVQNSVTLVSSLSAVILVKSMLRKRSFSNPFECQARRAERSMSAPGGLLIGSWGLLGSSAQLHPSLRNTSRDGSRDGELEDLYEDEAFTECTDPAQT encoded by the exons ATGAGCGTGACTACGGGCGACGACCCCGACGCGGAGCACCACGCCGAGCTGGCCGACATGGTGGCGGCTATGAACGTCGTCACCGTGACATCGGGCTGCGCCGCCGCGCCCAGCAACAACGGCTACCGACCGGCCGCCGCCCGCCGGGCCCGCCTCTCCGACAGGAAGTTGTCCCTGCAGGAGCGCGGCGGATGCGTCGTCAGGCAGCCCACCGTCGAGACCAAGAGGGTGTCCATCACTGACTCCGAG GACTTTGTGCAGCTGAACCAGTACAAGCTCAAGAAAGAGATTGGAAAG GGTTCGTACGGTGTGGTGAAACTGGCTTACAATGAAGACTCTGAACAGTATTAT GCCATGAAGGTTGTTTCAAAGAAGAAGCTCATGAAGCAGTTTGGTTTTCTGC GTCGCGTGGCGCCCCACCAGCAGGAGGCCTTCCCCAAAGCCTCCATGCCCCTGCAGATGATCTACCGCGAGATCGCCATCCTCAAGAAGCTCCACCACCACAACGTGGTCAAGCTGGTCGAG GTGCTTGATGATCCCGATGAAGACGGCCTTCACATGG CCTTTGAACTGATGACCAAAGGGTGCTTTATGTTGCATTTTGACATCCTCACAGAAAGTTATGGTGTCAGTTTGTCGGGATACGATTTAGACAGCtatcgttttattttttttccttgcaggCCGGTGATGGAGGTGCCCACAGATGAGCCGCTGACGGAAGAGGAAGCTCGCTTTTACTTCAGAGACCTCGTGTTGGGCATTGAGTATC tGCACTACAACAAAATCATCCACCGGGACATCAAACCGTCGAACCTTCTCCTCGGCGACGACGGCCACGTGAAGATCGCCGACTTCGGCGTGAGTAACGAGTTCGAGGGAGCGGACGCGCTGCTGTCCAGCACGGCCGGCACGCCCGCCTTCATGGCGCCCGAGACCATGGAGGAGCACGAGCAAGAGTTCACCGGGAAG GCGCTGGACGTGTGGGCAATGGGGGTGACGCTCTACTGCTTCGTCTACGGGAAG TGTCCTTTTTATGACGAATACATCGTGTCTCTGTACAACAAGATCAAGAACAAGCCTGTGGAATTCGCGCAAAC ACCTCAGATCAGCGAGGAGCTGAAGCATCTCCTTGTCAACATGTTGGACAAAAACCCCCAAAGCAGAATCAGCGTCCCAAAGATCAAA CTCCACCCGTGGGTGACCGAGTCGAGCGCCCGCCCGCTGCCACTGGAGGAGGACCACTGCACGGCCGTGGACGTGACGGACGAGGAAGTTCAGAACAGCGTCACGCTGGTCTCCAGCCTCTCCGCCGTG ATCCTGGTGAAGTCCATGCTCAGGAAGCGCTCGTTCAGCAATCCCTTCGAATGCCAGGCCAGACGGGCGGAGAGGTCCATGTCTGCCCCTGGTGGTCTTCTCAT TGGTTCCTGGGGTCTTTTGGGGTCTTCGGCTCAGCTTCATCCTTCTTTGAG GAACACCAGCCGCGACGGTAGCCGCGACGGCGAGCTCGAGGACTTGTACGAAGACGAGGCATTCACAGAGTGCACGGACCCCGCCCAGACCTGA
- the camkk1b gene encoding calcium/calmodulin-dependent protein kinase kinase 1b isoform X1, whose product MSVTTGDDPDAEHHAELADMVAAMNVVTVTSGCAAAPSNNGYRPAAARRARLSDRKLSLQERGGCVVRQPTVETKRVSITDSEDFVQLNQYKLKKEIGKGSYGVVKLAYNEDSEQYYAMKVVSKKKLMKQFGFLRRVAPHQQEAFPKASMPLQMIYREIAILKKLHHHNVVKLVEVLDDPDEDGLHMAFELMTKGCFMLHFDILTESYGVSLSGYDLDSYRFIFFPCRPVMEVPTDEPLTEEEARFYFRDLVLGIEYLHYNKIIHRDIKPSNLLLGDDGHVKIADFGVSNEFEGADALLSSTAGTPAFMAPETMEEHEQEFTGKALDVWAMGVTLYCFVYGKCPFYDEYIVSLYNKIKNKPVEFAQTPQISEELKHLLVNMLDKNPQSRISVPKIKLHPWVTESSARPLPLEEDHCTAVDVTDEEVQNSVTLVSSLSAVILVKSMLRKRSFSNPFECQARRAERSMSAPGGLLIGSWGLLGSSAQLHPSLSRPHAHRKRFQLFISASPNFHPHPQIFIPVPKFSSPTFQHHPHFPIVIPNFSSSST is encoded by the exons ATGAGCGTGACTACGGGCGACGACCCCGACGCGGAGCACCACGCCGAGCTGGCCGACATGGTGGCGGCTATGAACGTCGTCACCGTGACATCGGGCTGCGCCGCCGCGCCCAGCAACAACGGCTACCGACCGGCCGCCGCCCGCCGGGCCCGCCTCTCCGACAGGAAGTTGTCCCTGCAGGAGCGCGGCGGATGCGTCGTCAGGCAGCCCACCGTCGAGACCAAGAGGGTGTCCATCACTGACTCCGAG GACTTTGTGCAGCTGAACCAGTACAAGCTCAAGAAAGAGATTGGAAAG GGTTCGTACGGTGTGGTGAAACTGGCTTACAATGAAGACTCTGAACAGTATTAT GCCATGAAGGTTGTTTCAAAGAAGAAGCTCATGAAGCAGTTTGGTTTTCTGC GTCGCGTGGCGCCCCACCAGCAGGAGGCCTTCCCCAAAGCCTCCATGCCCCTGCAGATGATCTACCGCGAGATCGCCATCCTCAAGAAGCTCCACCACCACAACGTGGTCAAGCTGGTCGAG GTGCTTGATGATCCCGATGAAGACGGCCTTCACATGG CCTTTGAACTGATGACCAAAGGGTGCTTTATGTTGCATTTTGACATCCTCACAGAAAGTTATGGTGTCAGTTTGTCGGGATACGATTTAGACAGCtatcgttttattttttttccttgcaggCCGGTGATGGAGGTGCCCACAGATGAGCCGCTGACGGAAGAGGAAGCTCGCTTTTACTTCAGAGACCTCGTGTTGGGCATTGAGTATC tGCACTACAACAAAATCATCCACCGGGACATCAAACCGTCGAACCTTCTCCTCGGCGACGACGGCCACGTGAAGATCGCCGACTTCGGCGTGAGTAACGAGTTCGAGGGAGCGGACGCGCTGCTGTCCAGCACGGCCGGCACGCCCGCCTTCATGGCGCCCGAGACCATGGAGGAGCACGAGCAAGAGTTCACCGGGAAG GCGCTGGACGTGTGGGCAATGGGGGTGACGCTCTACTGCTTCGTCTACGGGAAG TGTCCTTTTTATGACGAATACATCGTGTCTCTGTACAACAAGATCAAGAACAAGCCTGTGGAATTCGCGCAAAC ACCTCAGATCAGCGAGGAGCTGAAGCATCTCCTTGTCAACATGTTGGACAAAAACCCCCAAAGCAGAATCAGCGTCCCAAAGATCAAA CTCCACCCGTGGGTGACCGAGTCGAGCGCCCGCCCGCTGCCACTGGAGGAGGACCACTGCACGGCCGTGGACGTGACGGACGAGGAAGTTCAGAACAGCGTCACGCTGGTCTCCAGCCTCTCCGCCGTG ATCCTGGTGAAGTCCATGCTCAGGAAGCGCTCGTTCAGCAATCCCTTCGAATGCCAGGCCAGACGGGCGGAGAGGTCCATGTCTGCCCCTGGTGGTCTTCTCAT TGGTTCCTGGGGTCTTTTGGGGTCTTCGGCTCAGCTTCATCCTTCTTTGAG TCGGCCTCATGCTCATCGCAAACGTTTCCAACTTTTCATCTCAGCATCCCCAAATTTTCATCCCCATCCCCAAATTTTCATCCCCGTTCCCAAATTTTCATCCCCAACTTTTCAACATCATCCCCATTTTCCCATTGTCATCCCCAACTTTTCATCGTCATCCACATGA
- the LOC133481896 gene encoding dicarboxylate carrier SLC25A8-like isoform X2, with the protein MVAGGGSADFNPSVPVKIFSAGAAGCVADLVTFPLDTAKVRLQIQGESKPLVRGQRATYRGVFGTIFTIRRTEGARGLYNGLVAGLHRQMSFASVRVGLYDSMKQFYGRGSENAGIAARLLSGCTTGALAVALAQPTDVVKVRFQAQVRLPQGGSTTRYSGTMDAYRTIARDEGVRGLWKGCLPNITRNAIVNCCEMVTYDIIKERILQHKLMTGKLELVQHALPLYCRLRRRVLHHGGGVSGGRDQNALHELGAGPVWRRHQLRLYHAAQRGGHRLL; encoded by the exons aTGGTCGCCGGAGGAGGTTCTGCCGATTTTAACCCGTCGGTACCCGTCAAGATCTTTTCGGCCGGGGCGGCCGGCTGCGTGGCGGACCTGGTCACCTTCCCGCTGGACACGGCCAAAGTCAGACTGCAG ATTCAAGGCGAATCCAAGCCCTTGGTGAGAGGCCAGAGGGCCACATACAGAGGAGTGTTCGGCACCATCTTCACCATCCGGAGGACCGAGGGTGCCAGGGGCCTGTACAACGGGCTGGTCGCCGGCCTTCACAGACAGATGAGCTTCGCCTCGGTGCGAGTGGGCCTGTACGACAGCATGAAGCAGTTCTACGGCAGGGGCTCGGAGA ATGCCGGCATCGCGGCCCGGCTGCTGTCGGGCTGCACCACGGGGGCCTTGGCGGTGGCCTTGGCCCAGCCCACCGACGTGGTGAAAGTCCGCTTCCAGGCGCAGGTACGCCTGCCCCAGGGCGGCTCGACGACCAGGTACAGCGGCACCATGGACGCCTACAGGACCATAGCCAGGGATGAGGGCGTCCGAGGGCTGTGGAAAG GTTGCCTGCCAAACATCACTCGCAACGCCATCGTCAATTGCTGCGAGATGGTCACctatgacatcatcaaggaGCGCATCCTGCAGCACAAGCTGATGACGGGCAAGTTGGAACTTGT ACAACATGCCCTGCCACTTTACTGCCGCCTTCGCCGCCGGGTTCTGCACCACGGTGGTGGCGTCTCCGGTGGACGTGATCAAAACGCGCTACATGAACTCGGTGCCGGGCCAGTATGGCGGCGCCATCAACTGCGCCTTTACCATGCTGCTCAAAGAGGGGGCCACCGCCTTCTATAA
- the LOC133481896 gene encoding dicarboxylate carrier SLC25A8-like isoform X3 — protein sequence MVAGGGSADFNPSVPVKIFSAGAAGCVADLVTFPLDTAKVRLQIQGESKPLVRGQRATYRGVFGTIFTIRRTEGARGLYNGLVAGLHRQMSFASVRVGLYDSMKQFYGRGSENAGIAARLLSGCTTGALAVALAQPTDVVKVRFQAQVRLPQGGSTTRYSGTMDAYRTIARDEGVRGLWKDNMPCHFTAAFAAGFCTTVVASPVDVIKTRYMNSVPGQYGGAINCAFTMLLKEGATAFYKGFMASFLRLGSWNIVMFMSYEQIKRGVAKLQKSLESSL from the exons aTGGTCGCCGGAGGAGGTTCTGCCGATTTTAACCCGTCGGTACCCGTCAAGATCTTTTCGGCCGGGGCGGCCGGCTGCGTGGCGGACCTGGTCACCTTCCCGCTGGACACGGCCAAAGTCAGACTGCAG ATTCAAGGCGAATCCAAGCCCTTGGTGAGAGGCCAGAGGGCCACATACAGAGGAGTGTTCGGCACCATCTTCACCATCCGGAGGACCGAGGGTGCCAGGGGCCTGTACAACGGGCTGGTCGCCGGCCTTCACAGACAGATGAGCTTCGCCTCGGTGCGAGTGGGCCTGTACGACAGCATGAAGCAGTTCTACGGCAGGGGCTCGGAGA ATGCCGGCATCGCGGCCCGGCTGCTGTCGGGCTGCACCACGGGGGCCTTGGCGGTGGCCTTGGCCCAGCCCACCGACGTGGTGAAAGTCCGCTTCCAGGCGCAGGTACGCCTGCCCCAGGGCGGCTCGACGACCAGGTACAGCGGCACCATGGACGCCTACAGGACCATAGCCAGGGATGAGGGCGTCCGAGGGCTGTGGAAAG ACAACATGCCCTGCCACTTTACTGCCGCCTTCGCCGCCGGGTTCTGCACCACGGTGGTGGCGTCTCCGGTGGACGTGATCAAAACGCGCTACATGAACTCGGTGCCGGGCCAGTATGGCGGCGCCATCAACTGCGCCTTTACCATGCTGCTCAAAGAGGGGGCCACCGCCTTCTATAAGGG attCATGGCCTCCTTCCTGCGCTTGGGCTCGTGGAACATTGTTATGTTCATGAGCTACGAGCAGATTAAAAGAGGTGTGGCTAAACTGCAGAAGTCCCTGGAATCTTCGCTCTAA
- the camkk1b gene encoding calcium/calmodulin-dependent protein kinase kinase 1b isoform X3 → MSVTTGDDPDAEHHAELADMVAAMNVVTVTSGCAAAPSNNGYRPAAARRARLSDRKLSLQERGGCVVRQPTVETKRVSITDSEDFVQLNQYKLKKEIGKGSYGVVKLAYNEDSEQYYAMKVVSKKKLMKQFGFLRRVAPHQQEAFPKASMPLQMIYREIAILKKLHHHNVVKLVEVLDDPDEDGLHMAFELMTKGPVMEVPTDEPLTEEEARFYFRDLVLGIEYLHYNKIIHRDIKPSNLLLGDDGHVKIADFGVSNEFEGADALLSSTAGTPAFMAPETMEEHEQEFTGKALDVWAMGVTLYCFVYGKCPFYDEYIVSLYNKIKNKPVEFAQTPQISEELKHLLVNMLDKNPQSRISVPKIKLHPWVTESSARPLPLEEDHCTAVDVTDEEVQNSVTLVSSLSAVILVKSMLRKRSFSNPFECQARRAERSMSAPGGLLIGSWGLLGSSAQLHPSLSRPHAHRKRFQLFISASPNFHPHPQIFIPVPKFSSPTFQHHPHFPIVIPNFSSSST, encoded by the exons ATGAGCGTGACTACGGGCGACGACCCCGACGCGGAGCACCACGCCGAGCTGGCCGACATGGTGGCGGCTATGAACGTCGTCACCGTGACATCGGGCTGCGCCGCCGCGCCCAGCAACAACGGCTACCGACCGGCCGCCGCCCGCCGGGCCCGCCTCTCCGACAGGAAGTTGTCCCTGCAGGAGCGCGGCGGATGCGTCGTCAGGCAGCCCACCGTCGAGACCAAGAGGGTGTCCATCACTGACTCCGAG GACTTTGTGCAGCTGAACCAGTACAAGCTCAAGAAAGAGATTGGAAAG GGTTCGTACGGTGTGGTGAAACTGGCTTACAATGAAGACTCTGAACAGTATTAT GCCATGAAGGTTGTTTCAAAGAAGAAGCTCATGAAGCAGTTTGGTTTTCTGC GTCGCGTGGCGCCCCACCAGCAGGAGGCCTTCCCCAAAGCCTCCATGCCCCTGCAGATGATCTACCGCGAGATCGCCATCCTCAAGAAGCTCCACCACCACAACGTGGTCAAGCTGGTCGAG GTGCTTGATGATCCCGATGAAGACGGCCTTCACATGG CCTTTGAACTGATGACCAAAGG gCCGGTGATGGAGGTGCCCACAGATGAGCCGCTGACGGAAGAGGAAGCTCGCTTTTACTTCAGAGACCTCGTGTTGGGCATTGAGTATC tGCACTACAACAAAATCATCCACCGGGACATCAAACCGTCGAACCTTCTCCTCGGCGACGACGGCCACGTGAAGATCGCCGACTTCGGCGTGAGTAACGAGTTCGAGGGAGCGGACGCGCTGCTGTCCAGCACGGCCGGCACGCCCGCCTTCATGGCGCCCGAGACCATGGAGGAGCACGAGCAAGAGTTCACCGGGAAG GCGCTGGACGTGTGGGCAATGGGGGTGACGCTCTACTGCTTCGTCTACGGGAAG TGTCCTTTTTATGACGAATACATCGTGTCTCTGTACAACAAGATCAAGAACAAGCCTGTGGAATTCGCGCAAAC ACCTCAGATCAGCGAGGAGCTGAAGCATCTCCTTGTCAACATGTTGGACAAAAACCCCCAAAGCAGAATCAGCGTCCCAAAGATCAAA CTCCACCCGTGGGTGACCGAGTCGAGCGCCCGCCCGCTGCCACTGGAGGAGGACCACTGCACGGCCGTGGACGTGACGGACGAGGAAGTTCAGAACAGCGTCACGCTGGTCTCCAGCCTCTCCGCCGTG ATCCTGGTGAAGTCCATGCTCAGGAAGCGCTCGTTCAGCAATCCCTTCGAATGCCAGGCCAGACGGGCGGAGAGGTCCATGTCTGCCCCTGGTGGTCTTCTCAT TGGTTCCTGGGGTCTTTTGGGGTCTTCGGCTCAGCTTCATCCTTCTTTGAG TCGGCCTCATGCTCATCGCAAACGTTTCCAACTTTTCATCTCAGCATCCCCAAATTTTCATCCCCATCCCCAAATTTTCATCCCCGTTCCCAAATTTTCATCCCCAACTTTTCAACATCATCCCCATTTTCCCATTGTCATCCCCAACTTTTCATCGTCATCCACATGA